One window from the genome of Enterobacter asburiae encodes:
- the pstB gene encoding phosphate ABC transporter ATP-binding protein PstB, protein MSMVDTAPGKIQVRDLNFYYGKFHALKNINLDIAKNQVTAFIGPSGCGKSTLLRTFNKMYSLYPEQRAEGEIILDGENILTQAQDIALLRAKVGMVFQKPTPFPMSIYDNIAFGVRLFEKLSRADMDERVQWALTKAALWNETKDKLHQSGYSLSGGQQQRLCIARGIAIRPEVLLLDEPCSALDPISTGRIEELITELKQDYTVVIVTHNMQQAARCSDHTAFMYLGELIEFSDTDALFTRPAKKQTEDYITGRYG, encoded by the coding sequence ATGAGTATGGTTGATACTGCCCCGGGTAAGATTCAGGTTCGTGATTTGAACTTCTACTACGGCAAATTCCATGCCCTGAAGAACATCAACCTGGATATCGCAAAGAACCAGGTCACGGCATTTATCGGTCCGTCCGGCTGTGGAAAATCCACGCTGCTGCGTACCTTTAACAAAATGTATTCGCTCTATCCGGAGCAGCGCGCTGAAGGTGAAATCATCCTGGACGGCGAAAACATTCTGACCCAGGCTCAGGATATCGCCCTGCTGCGCGCCAAAGTGGGGATGGTGTTCCAGAAACCAACGCCGTTCCCGATGTCCATTTATGACAACATCGCCTTTGGCGTTCGTCTGTTCGAAAAGCTCTCCCGTGCCGATATGGACGAGCGCGTGCAGTGGGCTTTGACCAAGGCCGCATTATGGAACGAAACCAAAGATAAGTTGCACCAGAGCGGTTACTCTCTCTCCGGTGGCCAGCAGCAGCGTCTGTGCATTGCGCGCGGTATTGCTATTCGCCCGGAAGTGTTGCTGCTGGATGAGCCGTGTTCAGCGCTGGACCCGATCTCAACCGGCCGTATTGAAGAGCTGATCACCGAGCTGAAGCAGGATTACACCGTGGTTATCGTGACCCATAACATGCAGCAGGCTGCACGTTGTTCCGATCACACTGCGTTTATGTACCTGGGCGAGTTGATTGAGTTCAGCGATACGGACGCGCTGTTCACCAGGCCCGCGAAGAAACAAACCGAAGATTATATTACTGGCCGCTACGGTTGA
- the pstA gene encoding phosphate ABC transporter permease PstA yields MATLEMQATAELAESRRKMQARRRMKNRIALSLSMATMAFGLFWLVWILFSTVVRGIDGMSLSLFTEMTPPPNTAGGGLANALAGSGLLILWATVFGTPLGIMAGIYLAEYGRKSWLAEVIRFINDILLSAPSIVVGLFVYTVVVAQMEHFSGWAGVIALALLQVPIVIRTTENMLKLVPDSLREAAYALGTPKWKMISAITLKASVSGIMTGILLAVARIAGETAPLLFTSLSNQFWSTDMMQPIANLPVTIFKFAMSPFAEWQQLAWAGVLIITLCVLLLNILARVIFAKKKHG; encoded by the coding sequence ATGGCCACTCTCGAAATGCAAGCTACCGCTGAACTGGCGGAATCCCGCCGTAAAATGCAGGCCAGACGCCGCATGAAAAACCGTATTGCCCTGTCGCTCTCTATGGCGACGATGGCATTCGGCCTGTTCTGGCTGGTCTGGATCCTCTTCTCGACGGTCGTTCGCGGGATTGACGGGATGTCACTGTCGCTGTTCACCGAAATGACGCCGCCGCCGAACACGGCGGGTGGTGGCCTGGCGAATGCCCTGGCGGGCAGCGGCCTGTTGATCCTGTGGGCGACGGTCTTCGGCACGCCGCTGGGCATCATGGCGGGCATCTACCTGGCAGAATACGGTCGTAAATCCTGGCTGGCGGAAGTGATTCGCTTCATCAACGACATTCTGCTGTCAGCCCCGTCTATCGTCGTGGGTCTGTTTGTTTACACCGTGGTGGTGGCGCAGATGGAACACTTCTCCGGCTGGGCGGGTGTGATTGCACTGGCGCTGCTGCAGGTGCCGATTGTTATTCGTACCACCGAGAACATGCTGAAACTGGTGCCGGACAGCCTGCGTGAAGCGGCTTATGCGCTGGGTACGCCGAAATGGAAGATGATCTCTGCGATTACGCTGAAGGCTTCCGTCTCCGGGATCATGACCGGTATCCTGCTGGCGGTTGCGCGTATCGCAGGTGAAACGGCGCCGCTCCTGTTTACGTCTCTCTCCAATCAGTTCTGGAGCACGGACATGATGCAGCCGATCGCCAACCTGCCGGTGACGATCTTTAAATTTGCGATGAGCCCATTCGCGGAATGGCAGCAGCTGGCCTGGGCCGGGGTGCTGATCATTACCCTTTGCGTACTGTTGCTGAACATTCTGGCGCGCGTCATTTTCGCGAAGAAGAAACACGGTTAA
- the pstC gene encoding phosphate ABC transporter permease PstC produces MAATKPAFNPPGKKGDMIFSALVKLAALIVLLLLGGIIVSLIFSSWPSIQKFGFSFLWTKEWDAPNDIYGALVPIYGTLVTSFIALLIAVPVSFGIALFLTELAPGWLRRPLGIAIELLAAIPSIVYGMWGLFIFAPLFATYFQEPVGNVLSAIPFVGALFSGPAFGIGILAAGVILAIMIIPYIAAVMRDVFEQTPVMMKESAYGIGCTTWEVIWRIVLPFTKNGVIGGVMLGLGRALGETMAVTFIIGNTYQLDSVSLYMPGNSITSALANEFAEAESGLHVAALMELGLILFVITFIVLAISKLMIMRLAKNEGAR; encoded by the coding sequence ATGGCTGCAACCAAGCCTGCATTTAACCCTCCGGGTAAAAAAGGTGACATGATTTTCAGCGCGCTGGTAAAACTGGCTGCGCTGATTGTGCTATTGCTGCTGGGCGGCATTATCGTGTCTCTGATTTTCTCCTCATGGCCGAGCATCCAGAAATTCGGTTTCTCCTTCCTGTGGACCAAAGAGTGGGACGCGCCGAACGACATCTACGGTGCCCTGGTGCCGATTTACGGCACGCTGGTGACCTCGTTCATCGCCCTGCTGATTGCGGTTCCGGTGAGCTTTGGTATTGCCCTGTTCCTGACGGAGCTGGCGCCGGGCTGGCTGCGACGCCCGCTGGGTATTGCCATCGAACTGCTGGCGGCCATTCCGAGTATCGTTTACGGCATGTGGGGCCTGTTCATCTTTGCTCCGCTGTTCGCCACATACTTCCAGGAACCGGTCGGTAACGTTCTTTCTGCTATTCCGTTTGTGGGTGCCCTGTTCTCTGGCCCGGCTTTCGGTATCGGCATTCTGGCGGCAGGAGTGATCCTCGCCATCATGATTATTCCTTACATTGCGGCGGTTATGCGCGATGTCTTCGAACAAACGCCGGTGATGATGAAAGAGTCGGCCTACGGCATCGGCTGCACCACCTGGGAAGTTATCTGGCGCATTGTCCTTCCGTTCACCAAAAATGGGGTGATCGGGGGCGTGATGCTGGGCTTAGGTCGTGCGCTGGGTGAAACCATGGCGGTCACCTTTATCATCGGTAACACCTACCAGCTCGACAGCGTGTCGCTCTACATGCCGGGTAACAGTATTACCTCGGCGCTGGCGAATGAATTTGCGGAAGCGGAATCGGGGCTGCACGTGGCGGCGCTGATGGAGCTGGGTCTGATTCTGTTCGTTATCACCTTCATTGTTCTGGCGATTTCCAAGCTGATGATTATGCGCCTCGCTAAAAATGAGGGAGCACGCTAA
- the pstS gene encoding phosphate ABC transporter substrate-binding protein PstS, with protein MKVMRTTVATVVAATLSLSAFSVFAEASLTGAGATFPAPVYAKWADTYQKETGNKVNYQGIGSSGGVKQITANTVDFGASDAPLSDDKLAQEGLFQFPTVIGGVVLAINLPGVKSGELVLDGKTLGDIYLGKIKKWDDEAIAKLNPGLKLPSQNIAVVRRADGSGTSFVFTSYLAKVNEEWKSKVGSGSTVNWPTGLGGKGNDGIAAFVQRLPGSIGYVEYAYAKQNNLSYTKLVSADGKPVSPTEENFANAAKGADWSKSFAQDLTNQKGEGAWPITSTTFILVHKEQKKPEQGTEVLKFFDWAYKNGGKQANALDYATLPDSVVEQIRAAWKTNVKDSSGKALY; from the coding sequence ATGAAAGTTATGCGTACCACTGTCGCAACTGTTGTCGCCGCGACCTTATCTCTGAGCGCGTTCTCTGTATTTGCAGAAGCAAGCCTGACTGGCGCTGGTGCAACCTTCCCTGCGCCGGTGTATGCCAAATGGGCGGATACCTACCAGAAAGAAACCGGTAACAAGGTTAACTATCAGGGTATCGGCTCCTCCGGTGGCGTTAAACAAATTACCGCGAACACGGTTGATTTCGGCGCATCAGACGCTCCGCTGTCTGACGACAAACTGGCTCAGGAAGGCCTGTTCCAGTTCCCGACCGTGATCGGTGGCGTGGTCCTGGCCATCAACCTGCCGGGCGTGAAGTCGGGTGAGCTGGTGCTGGACGGCAAAACCCTGGGTGACATCTACCTGGGCAAAATCAAAAAATGGGATGACGAAGCGATCGCTAAACTCAACCCAGGCCTGAAGCTGCCTTCTCAGAACATCGCCGTGGTTCGCCGCGCGGATGGTTCCGGTACCTCTTTCGTGTTCACCAGCTACCTGGCAAAAGTGAACGAAGAGTGGAAATCTAAAGTCGGTTCCGGCTCTACCGTTAACTGGCCAACCGGTCTGGGCGGTAAAGGTAACGACGGTATCGCCGCGTTCGTACAGCGTCTGCCTGGCTCAATTGGTTACGTAGAGTATGCGTACGCTAAGCAGAACAACCTGTCCTACACCAAGCTGGTTTCCGCCGATGGCAAACCGGTTAGCCCGACCGAAGAGAACTTTGCTAACGCAGCGAAAGGCGCTGACTGGAGCAAATCTTTCGCGCAGGATCTGACTAACCAGAAAGGCGAAGGTGCATGGCCAATCACCTCTACCACCTTCATCCTGGTTCACAAAGAGCAGAAGAAACCTGAGCAGGGCACCGAAGTGCTCAAGTTCTTCGACTGGGCGTACAAAAACGGCGGCAAACAGGCTAACGCCCTGGATTACGCCACCCTGCCGGACAGCGTGGTTGAGCAGATTCGTGCTGCATGGAAAACCAACGTGAAAGACAGCAGCGGTAAAGCGCTGTACTAA
- the glmS gene encoding glutamine--fructose-6-phosphate transaminase (isomerizing) yields the protein MCGIVGAVAQRDIAEILLEGLRRLEYRGYDSAGLAVVDAEGHMTRLRRLGKVQMLAQAAEEHPLHGGTGIAHTRWATHGEPSEGNAHPHVSEHIVVVHNGIIENHEPLREELKARGYTFVSETDTEVIAHLVHWELEQGGTLRDAVLRAIPQLRGAYGTVIMDSRDPSTLLAARSGSPMVIGLGMGENFIASDQLALLPVTRRFIFLEEGDIAEVTRRSVTVFDTKGEQVKRQEIESNLQYDAGDKGAYRHYMQKEIYEQPNAIKNTLTGRISHGEVDLSELGANANELLGKVEHIQIVACGTSYNSGMVSRYWFESLAGVPCDVEIASEFRYRKSAVRRNSLMITLSQSGETADTLAALRLSKELGYLGSLAICNVPGSSLVRESDLALMTKAGTEIGVASTKAFTTQLTVLLMLVAKLARLKGEDASVEHDIVHGLQALPSRIEQMLSQDKRIEALAEDFSDKHHALFLGRGDQYPIALEGALKLKEISYIHAEAYAAGELKHGPLALIDADMPVIVVAPNNELLEKLKSNIEEVRARGGVLYVFADKDAGFVSNDNMHIIEMPHVEEVIAPIFYTVPLQLLAYHVALIKGTDVDQPRNLAKSVTVE from the coding sequence ATGTGTGGAATTGTTGGCGCAGTTGCGCAGCGTGATATTGCTGAAATCCTTCTCGAAGGTTTACGTCGTCTGGAATACCGTGGTTACGACTCAGCCGGTCTGGCTGTCGTCGATGCAGAAGGTCATATGACCCGTCTGCGTCGTCTCGGTAAAGTGCAGATGCTGGCCCAGGCCGCGGAAGAACATCCGCTGCACGGTGGGACCGGTATTGCTCACACCCGCTGGGCGACGCACGGCGAACCGTCTGAAGGTAACGCGCACCCGCATGTGTCTGAACACATCGTGGTCGTGCACAACGGCATTATCGAAAACCACGAACCGCTGCGCGAAGAACTGAAAGCGCGCGGCTACACCTTCGTCTCTGAAACTGACACCGAAGTGATTGCTCACCTGGTGCACTGGGAGCTGGAGCAGGGCGGTACACTGCGTGATGCGGTGCTGCGTGCTATCCCTCAGCTGCGCGGTGCGTACGGTACGGTAATCATGGATTCCCGCGACCCGTCCACGCTGCTAGCCGCGCGTTCCGGTAGCCCGATGGTTATCGGTCTGGGCATGGGCGAAAACTTCATCGCTTCTGACCAGCTGGCGCTCCTGCCGGTTACCCGTCGCTTTATCTTCCTTGAAGAGGGTGATATCGCGGAAGTAACTCGCCGCAGCGTGACCGTATTCGATACCAAAGGCGAGCAGGTGAAACGTCAGGAGATCGAATCGAATCTGCAGTACGACGCGGGCGACAAAGGCGCTTACCGTCACTACATGCAGAAAGAGATTTACGAGCAGCCAAACGCCATCAAAAACACCCTGACCGGGCGCATCAGCCACGGTGAGGTTGACCTGAGCGAGCTGGGCGCAAACGCGAACGAACTGCTTGGCAAGGTCGAGCATATTCAGATCGTGGCCTGCGGCACCTCCTACAACTCCGGTATGGTTTCTCGCTACTGGTTTGAATCCCTGGCGGGCGTGCCGTGCGATGTGGAAATCGCGTCTGAATTCCGCTATCGCAAATCCGCTGTGCGTCGTAACAGCCTGATGATCACCCTTTCCCAGTCCGGCGAAACGGCGGATACGCTGGCCGCGCTGCGTCTCTCTAAAGAGCTGGGTTACCTGGGCTCGCTGGCCATCTGTAACGTCCCGGGCTCCTCGCTGGTGCGTGAATCCGATCTGGCGCTGATGACCAAAGCGGGTACCGAAATCGGCGTGGCCTCCACCAAAGCGTTTACCACTCAGCTGACTGTTCTGCTGATGCTGGTGGCGAAGCTGGCGCGTCTGAAAGGCGAAGATGCTTCCGTTGAGCACGACATCGTTCACGGCCTGCAGGCGCTGCCGAGCCGTATTGAGCAGATGCTGTCTCAGGACAAACGCATTGAAGCGCTGGCGGAAGATTTCTCTGACAAACATCACGCCCTGTTCCTGGGTCGTGGCGATCAGTATCCGATTGCGCTGGAAGGCGCGCTGAAGCTGAAAGAGATCTCCTACATTCACGCTGAAGCCTATGCGGCAGGCGAGCTGAAACACGGCCCGCTGGCGCTGATTGACGCGGATATGCCGGTCATCGTTGTGGCACCAAACAACGAACTGCTGGAAAAACTGAAGTCTAACATCGAAGAAGTGCGCGCCCGCGGCGGTGTTCTGTACGTCTTCGCCGACAAAGATGCCGGTTTTGTCAGCAACGACAACATGCACATTATCGAGATGCCGCATGTGGAAGAGGTTATCGCACCAATCTTCTACACCGTTCCGCTGCAGCTGCTGGCCTATCACGTTGCGCTGATCAAAGGCACCGACGTTGACCAGCCGCGTAACCTGGCGAAATCGGTTACCGTAGAATAA
- the glmU gene encoding bifunctional UDP-N-acetylglucosamine diphosphorylase/glucosamine-1-phosphate N-acetyltransferase GlmU: MSNSAMSVVILAAGKGTRMYSDLPKVLHTLAGKPMVQHVIDAANELGASQVHLVYGHGGDLLKKTLSDDKLNWVLQAEQLGTGHAMQQAAPFFADDEDILMLYGDVPLISVETLTRLREAKPQGGIGLLTVVLDDPSGYGRITRENGKVTGIVEHKDASDEQRQIPEINTGILIANGADMKRWLSKLNNNNAQGEYYITDIIAMAYHEGREIAAVHPARISETDGVNNRLQLSRLERIYQSEQAEKLLLAGVMLRDPARFDLRGSLSHGRDVEIDTNVILEGHVTLGNRVKIGAGCVIKNSVIGDDCEISPYSVVEDARLDAACTIGPFARLRPGAELLEGAHVGNFVEMKKARLGKGSKAGHLTYLGDAEIGNNVNIGAGTITCNYDGANKFKTIIGDDVFVGSDTQLVAPVTVGNGVTIAAGTTVTRDVAENELVLSRVPQVSKQGWKRPVKKK, encoded by the coding sequence ATGTCAAACAGTGCGATGAGCGTGGTGATCCTTGCCGCTGGCAAAGGGACCCGCATGTATTCCGATCTGCCTAAGGTGCTCCACACGCTTGCAGGAAAGCCAATGGTGCAGCATGTCATTGATGCAGCGAATGAACTGGGTGCCAGTCAGGTCCACCTGGTCTACGGCCACGGTGGCGATCTGCTGAAAAAGACGCTGAGCGATGACAAGCTCAACTGGGTGCTTCAGGCAGAACAGTTGGGTACAGGCCATGCGATGCAGCAGGCAGCGCCCTTCTTTGCGGATGACGAAGACATTTTGATGCTCTACGGCGATGTCCCGCTGATCTCCGTGGAAACGCTGACTCGCCTGCGTGAAGCCAAACCGCAGGGCGGCATCGGTTTGTTAACCGTTGTGCTGGACGATCCGAGTGGGTATGGCCGCATTACGCGTGAAAACGGCAAGGTAACCGGGATTGTTGAGCATAAAGATGCCAGCGATGAACAGCGTCAGATTCCGGAGATCAACACCGGTATCCTGATTGCCAACGGCGCGGATATGAAGCGCTGGCTGTCCAAACTCAACAACAACAACGCGCAGGGTGAATACTACATCACCGACATCATTGCGATGGCGTACCACGAAGGGCGTGAAATTGCCGCCGTTCATCCGGCGCGCATCAGCGAAACGGACGGCGTGAACAACCGCCTGCAGCTTTCCCGTCTTGAGCGTATTTATCAGTCCGAGCAGGCCGAAAAACTGCTGCTGGCGGGCGTGATGCTGCGCGATCCGGCGCGTTTCGATCTGCGTGGTTCGTTATCTCACGGGCGTGACGTTGAGATTGATACTAACGTTATCCTCGAAGGTCACGTCACGCTGGGCAATCGCGTCAAAATTGGCGCCGGCTGCGTGATTAAAAACAGCGTCATCGGCGACGACTGTGAAATCAGCCCGTACAGCGTGGTGGAAGATGCCCGTCTGGATGCCGCCTGTACCATCGGTCCGTTTGCGCGTCTGCGCCCGGGTGCTGAGCTGCTGGAAGGCGCTCACGTGGGTAACTTCGTGGAAATGAAAAAAGCGCGTCTGGGTAAAGGCTCGAAAGCCGGTCATCTGACCTATCTGGGCGACGCGGAAATTGGCAATAACGTGAATATTGGTGCGGGGACTATTACCTGTAACTATGACGGCGCGAATAAGTTTAAAACCATCATCGGTGACGACGTGTTCGTTGGCTCCGATACGCAGCTGGTGGCGCCTGTTACCGTGGGTAACGGGGTGACCATTGCCGCCGGAACAACTGTTACGCGCGATGTGGCCGAGAACGAGCTGGTGTTAAGCCGCGTTCCGCAGGTCAGCAAGCAGGGCTGGAAACGCCCGGTGAAGAAAAAGTAA
- a CDS encoding F0F1 ATP synthase subunit epsilon, translating to MAMTYHLDVVSAEQQMFSGLVEKIQVTGSEGELGIFPGHAPLLTAIKPGMIRIVKQFGHEEFIYLSGGILEVQPGSVTVLADTAIRGQDLDEARALESKRKAEEHISSSHGDVDYAQASAELAKAIAKLRVIELTKKAM from the coding sequence ATGGCAATGACTTACCACCTGGACGTCGTCAGCGCAGAGCAACAAATGTTCTCTGGTCTGGTCGAGAAAATCCAGGTAACGGGTAGTGAAGGTGAACTGGGTATTTTCCCGGGTCACGCACCGCTGCTCACCGCCATTAAGCCTGGTATGATCCGCATCGTTAAACAGTTCGGTCACGAAGAGTTTATCTATCTGTCCGGCGGCATTCTTGAAGTGCAGCCTGGCAGTGTGACCGTTCTGGCCGATACCGCTATCCGTGGCCAGGATCTCGACGAAGCGCGAGCCCTGGAATCGAAGCGTAAGGCTGAAGAGCACATTAGCAGCTCTCATGGTGACGTGGATTACGCTCAGGCGTCTGCGGAGCTGGCCAAAGCGATCGCGAAACTGCGCGTTATCGAGTTGACCAAAAAAGCGATGTAA
- the atpD gene encoding F0F1 ATP synthase subunit beta, whose translation MATGKIVQVIGAVVDVEFPQDAVPRVYDALEVQNGNESLVLEVQQQLGGGIVRTIAMGSSDGLRRGLEVKDLEHPIEVPVGKATLGRIMNVLGQPIDMKGDIGEEERWAIHRAAPSYEELSSSQELLETGIKVIDLMCPFAKGGKVGLFGGAGVGKTVNMMELIRNIAIEHSGYSVFAGVGERTREGNDFYHEMTDSNVLDKVSLVYGQMNEPPGNRLRVALTGLTMAEKFRDEGRDVLLFVDNIYRYTLAGTEVSALLGRMPSAVGYQPTLAEEMGVLQERITSTKTGSITSVQAVYVPADDLTDPSPATTFAHLDATVVLSRQIASLGIYPAVDPLDSTSRQLDPLVVGQEHYDTARGVQSLLQRYQELKDIIAILGMDELSEEDKLVVARARKIQRFLSQPFFVAEVFTGSPGKYVSLKDTIRGFKGIMEGEYDHLPEQAFYMVGSIDEAVEKAKKL comes from the coding sequence ATGGCTACTGGAAAGATTGTCCAGGTAATCGGCGCCGTGGTGGACGTCGAGTTCCCTCAGGACGCCGTACCACGCGTGTACGACGCGCTTGAGGTACAGAATGGTAACGAGAGCCTGGTGCTGGAAGTTCAGCAGCAGCTCGGCGGCGGTATCGTGCGTACCATCGCGATGGGTTCTTCCGACGGTCTGCGTCGTGGTCTGGAAGTCAAAGACCTTGAGCACCCGATCGAAGTCCCGGTAGGTAAAGCAACACTGGGTCGTATCATGAACGTATTGGGTCAACCAATCGACATGAAAGGCGACATCGGTGAAGAAGAGCGTTGGGCTATCCACCGCGCGGCACCTTCCTACGAAGAGCTGTCCAGCTCTCAGGAACTGCTGGAAACCGGTATCAAAGTTATCGACCTGATGTGTCCGTTCGCGAAGGGCGGTAAAGTCGGTCTGTTCGGTGGTGCGGGTGTTGGTAAAACTGTAAACATGATGGAGCTGATCCGTAACATCGCGATCGAGCACTCCGGTTACTCTGTGTTTGCGGGCGTAGGTGAACGTACTCGTGAGGGTAACGACTTCTACCACGAAATGACCGACTCCAACGTTCTGGACAAAGTTTCCCTGGTTTACGGCCAGATGAACGAGCCACCAGGAAACCGTCTGCGCGTTGCGCTGACCGGCCTGACGATGGCTGAGAAGTTCCGTGACGAAGGCCGTGACGTTCTGCTGTTCGTTGATAACATCTATCGTTACACCCTGGCCGGTACGGAAGTATCTGCACTGCTGGGTCGTATGCCTTCAGCGGTAGGTTATCAGCCTACGCTGGCGGAAGAGATGGGTGTTCTTCAGGAACGTATCACCTCTACCAAAACCGGTTCTATCACCTCCGTTCAGGCGGTATACGTACCTGCGGATGACTTGACTGACCCATCTCCAGCAACCACCTTTGCTCACTTAGATGCAACCGTGGTACTGAGCCGTCAGATCGCGTCTCTGGGTATCTACCCAGCCGTTGACCCGCTGGACTCCACCAGCCGTCAGCTGGATCCACTGGTTGTGGGTCAGGAACACTACGACACCGCGCGTGGCGTACAGTCCCTGCTGCAGCGTTACCAGGAACTGAAAGACATCATCGCCATCCTGGGTATGGATGAACTGTCTGAAGAAGACAAACTGGTGGTAGCACGTGCGCGTAAGATCCAGCGCTTCCTGTCCCAGCCATTCTTCGTTGCGGAAGTATTCACCGGTTCTCCGGGTAAATACGTTTCCCTGAAAGACACCATCCGTGGCTTTAAAGGCATCATGGAAGGCGAATACGATCACCTGCCGGAGCAGGCGTTCTACATGGTTGGTTCCATCGACGAAGCCGTGGAAAAAGCCAAAAAACTTTAA